The Elaeis guineensis isolate ETL-2024a chromosome 13, EG11, whole genome shotgun sequence genome includes a region encoding these proteins:
- the LOC105056763 gene encoding ethylene-responsive transcription factor RAP2-1-like yields MEPGSGNQPQTPTREEPTGPVPFRGVRMRKWGKWVAEVRLPRSRKKLWLGSYADAEKAARAYDAALCCLKGPNAVLNFPERRPDIPSASNLSLLEIRAAAMAHAHDRPRRSVDQAGPAEAGEVGRMEVAVVPGEPSPIYSPEINLTELPGEWNPGNGSGGDDDPAGTYSSPLWNHETRFN; encoded by the coding sequence ATGGAGCCGGGATCCGGAAACCAACCACAGACGCCGACGAGGGAGGAGCCGACCGGCCCGGTCCCGTTCAGAGGGGTCCGGATGAGGAAGTGGGGCAAGTGGGTGGCGGAAGTAAGGCTGCCAAGAAGCCGGAAGAAGCTATGGCTGGGCTCCTACGCCGACGCCGAGAAGGCAGCGAGAGCCTACGATGCCGCGTTGTGCTGTCTGAAGGGCCCGAATGCGGTGCTGAACTTCCCGGAGCGGCGACCGGACATACCATCAGCCAGCAATCTTAGCCTGCTGGAGATACGGGCTGCAGCAATGGCGCATGCTCATGACCGGCCGAGGAGATCGGTCGACCAGGCCGGGCCGGCTGAGGCGGGCGAGGTCGGAAGAATGGAAGTGGCGGTGGTGCCTGGTGAGCCGTCACCAATTTACTCACCGGAGATTAATTTAACGGAGTTACCTGGGGAGTGGAATCCTGGAAATGGTAGTGGTGGCGATGATGATCCTGCTGGCACTTATAGCTCGCCACTTTGGAACCATGAAACAAGATTTAACTGA